In Bacilli bacterium PM5-9, the following are encoded in one genomic region:
- a CDS encoding putative RNA-binding protein YlxR (DUF448 family) (product_source=COG2740; cath_funfam=3.30.1230.10; cog=COG2740; ko=KO:K07742; pfam=PF04296; superfamily=64376) translates to MKQKKIPLRKCLVTREQFPKKELIRVVVNKDKEVNIDLSGKMNGRGAYLKLSKENIELAKKRSVLEKEFQVNDLDYIYDELLDLADE, encoded by the coding sequence ATGAAACAAAAGAAAATTCCTTTAAGAAAGTGTTTAGTTACTAGAGAACAATTTCCTAAAAAAGAATTAATTCGTGTTGTAGTTAATAAGGATAAAGAGGTTAATATTGATCTTAGTGGTAAAATGAATGGGCGTGGTGCTTATTTAAAACTTTCTAAAGAAAATATTGAGCTTGCTAAAAAAAGAAGTGTTCTTGAAAAAGAATTTCAAGTAAATGACTTGGATTATATCTATGATGAATTATTGGATTTAGCTGATGAATAG
- a CDS encoding ribosomal protein L7Ae-like RNA K-turn-binding protein (product_source=COG1358; cath_funfam=3.30.1330.30; cog=COG1358; pfam=PF01248; superfamily=55315): protein MNSWLNSLSLAQKARKVAHGKNVLESIRSRQAYLVLVASDASANTKKQMFDKSSYYNVTCLEVVDSITLSHAVGKVGRMYLAITDENFAKMILNKLKEE from the coding sequence ATGAATAGTTGGCTTAATTCATTAAGTCTTGCTCAAAAGGCAAGAAAGGTAGCTCATGGTAAAAATGTTTTAGAAAGCATAAGGTCTAGACAAGCATATTTAGTTTTAGTTGCTAGTGATGCTAGTGCTAATACTAAAAAACAAATGTTTGATAAATCAAGTTATTATAATGTTACTTGTCTTGAAGTTGTTGATTCAATAACATTATCACATGCAGTTGGCAAGGTAGGTAGAATGTATCTTGCGATAACTGATGAAAATTTTGCAAAAATGATTTTAAATAAGTTAAAGGAGGAATAG